Proteins encoded in a region of the Quercus lobata isolate SW786 chromosome 8, ValleyOak3.0 Primary Assembly, whole genome shotgun sequence genome:
- the LOC115957809 gene encoding L-type lectin-domain containing receptor kinase S.4-like: protein MAGRFNLFFWVFLVLLSNPAKSQLDELFFNGFKGIGVASNLSLNGVAQIQGNGILQLTNETQRQLGHAFYSNPIQFKNSTDGKAFSFSTAFAFAMVPEYAKLGGHGLAFTISPTKEIPGALPSQYLGLVNSTDNGNITNHIFAVEFDTVQDFEFADINDNHVGIDINSLVSNKSAAAAYFDGTNSSGQVLDLKSGQVIQAWIEYDSQRNQLDVRLSPSSNKPRSTLLSVQVDLSPVLQESMYVGFSSSTGLLSSSHYIMGWSFKMNGDAKSLYLDQLPSLPSGSNVNNHTGLIVGVSVSATLFIILAIGSAFYLIRKIKNADVIEAWELDIGPHRFTYKELKKATRGFRDKELIGFGGFGRVYKGTLPNSNTQVAVKRISHESKQGLQEFISEIATIGRLRHRNLVQLLGWCRRRADLLLVYDFMPNGSLDKYIFDEPKAILSWEQRFNIVKGVAAGLLYLHEEWEQTVIHRDIKAGNVLLDSDLNARLSDFGLAKLYERGTNPSTTRVVGTLGYLAPELTRTGKPTESTDVFAFGALVLEAVCGRRPIEPKALPEELMLVDWVWEKWILGAILEVVDSRLGGEFDELEAVVLLKLGLMCSNNAPKARPPMRQVARYLDGEVPLPETLLAPDAYDGKKGGGVGGSEFEDYVNSYMTSSNYEKVTTWSSVGDDRDPDIEAGSASPLHDTR from the coding sequence ATGGCAGGAAGATTCAATCTTTTCTTCTGGGTTTTCCTTGTTCTTCTCTCAAACCCAGCAAAATCTCAGCTTGATGAGCTATTCTTCAATGGGTTCAAAGGTATAGGTGTAGCCAGCAACTTGAGCTTAAATGGTGTTGCACAGATTCAAGGCAATGGTATACTTCAGCTAACAAACGAAACTCAGAGACAACTAGGCCATGCCTTTTACTCAAATCCAATTCAATTCAAGAACTCCACGGATGGCAAagctttttccttttcaactGCCTTTGCTTTCGCTATGGTCCCTGAGTATGCTAAGCTTGGTGGCCATGGCCTCGCTTTCACAATCTCTCCCACCAAAGAGATTCCCGGGGCTCTACCAAGTCAGTATCTTGGTCTTGTCAACAGCACCGATAATGGCAACATCACCAACCACATATTTGCGGTCGAGTTTGATACTGTCCAAGACTTCGAGTTCGCGGACATCAATGACAACCATGTTGGCATCGATATCAATAGCTTAGTATCAAACAAATCAGCCGCTGCAGCTTATTTTGATGGTACTAATAGTTCAGGTCAAGTTCTTGATTTGAAGAGTGGTCAGGTAATTCAGGCTTGGATAGAATATGATTCACAACGTAATCAATTGGATGTGAGGCTTTCACCTTCATCTAATAAACCAAGGTCTACACTTTTGTCTGTTCAAGTGGACCTTTCACCAGTTCTTCAAGAATCTATGTATGttggtttttcttcttcaactgGTTTGCTCTCTAGCTCTCACTATATCATGGGGTGGAGCTTTAAGATGAATGGAGATGCCAAATCTTTGTATTTGGATCAACTCCCTTCACTACCATCAGGGTCTAACGTGAACAATCACACAGGCCTAATTGTTGGTGTTTCTGTTTCAGCTactttgtttataattttggcGATTGGTTCGGCTTTTTACCTCATAAGGAAAATCAAGAACGCTGATGTGATTGAGGCCTGGGAGCTTGATATTGGTCCACACAGATTTACTTACAAGGAGCTTAAGAAAGCAACAAGGGGGTTTAGAGACAAGGAGCTAATtgggtttggtgggtttggtCGAGTCTATAAAGGGACACTGCCAAATTCGAACACCCAAGTTGCAGTTAAGCGAATTTCGCACGAATCAAAGCAGGGTTTGCAAGAATTTATATCTGAGATTGCTACTATTGGTCGGCTTCGACATAGAAATTTGGTTCAATTATTAGGATGGTGTCGACGAAGAGCGGATTTGTTACTTGTTTATGACTTCATGCCTAATGGAAGCTTGGACAAGTACATCTTTGATGAGCCTAAAGCAATTCTGAGCTGGGAGCAGAGGTTTAATATTGTCAAGGGTGTGGCTGCAGGGCTTTTATATTTACATGAAGAGTGGGAACAAACTGTGATTCACAGGGACATCAAGGCAGGGAATGTTTTATTAGATTCTGATCTAAATGCAAGGCTTAGTGACTTTGGTCTTGCTAAACTATACGAGCGTGGCACCAATCCAAGCACTACGAGAGTTGTGGGCACGTTGGGTTATCTAGCCCCCGAGCTCACACGCACAGGCAAGCCTACAGAAAGCACAGATGTGTTTGCATTTGGTGCCTTGGTCCTAGAAGCAGTATGTGGTAGAAGACCCATTGAGCCTAAAGCATTGCCCGAGGAGCTAATGTTGGTGGACTGGGTGTGGGAGAAGTGGATACTTGGAGCAATTCTTGAAGTTGTGGATTCAAGGTTAGGGGGTGAGTTTGATGAGCTTGAGGCTGTTGTGTTGCTCAAACTAGGCTTGATGTGTTCAAACAATGCACCCAAGGCACGCCCACCAATGAGGCAAGTAGCGAGGTACTTAGATGGAGAGGTACCACTGCCTGAGACTCTGTTAGCACCAGATGCATATGATGGAAAAAagggtggtggtgttggtggtaGTGAGTTCGAGGATTATGTAAATTCCTATATGACATCATCGAATTATGAGAAGGTGACCACCTGGTCCTCTGTTGGAGATGATAGGGATCCTGATATTGAAGCTGGTTCAGCCTCACCTTTACATGATACTAGGTAG